The following proteins are encoded in a genomic region of Mahella australiensis 50-1 BON:
- a CDS encoding ROK family transcriptional regulator, with product MKNAARNSQYMKMSNRRRILNIIRKQRVFRAELARQTGLTRAAVTNIVDELKQEGIVIEKEVGEADYGRKPIILDINENSYYAFGLYLSRAGCSLGVVNLKGGVVIRKQIDISHISSADDALMIIVTEIESCIAETGVGRDRILGLGVSAPGPLDSAAGIILDPPNFDIWRGIKISERLGEKLNMEVSLENNSSTLALAEKDYGVGKDFRNFMLLVVDTGIGAGIVIDDKLYKGVGGFGGEVGHISIDINGRCCNCGNKGCLEAYASISAVLKDVADVRKDIRTWEAIVDQAIAGDPFCKGIVEKEAAYLSAGIVNVLNVLELEAVILTGYIKYKPEILLASIRNTVNATSITRGICDKKIYMSSLPDDIDIVSAASLIINEFYSLGGAKNEVEQR from the coding sequence ATGAAAAATGCGGCACGTAATTCTCAATATATGAAGATGAGCAACAGACGGCGGATTTTGAACATTATACGCAAACAAAGGGTCTTTAGAGCCGAACTTGCGCGGCAAACAGGTCTTACACGCGCTGCTGTGACAAATATAGTAGATGAGTTGAAGCAGGAAGGCATTGTCATTGAAAAGGAAGTCGGTGAGGCTGATTACGGCAGAAAACCGATTATTCTCGATATAAATGAGAATAGCTATTATGCCTTTGGGCTTTATTTATCCCGTGCCGGTTGCTCATTGGGGGTAGTAAACTTAAAAGGCGGTGTGGTAATAAGAAAGCAAATAGATATTTCGCACATCAGCAGCGCTGATGATGCTTTAATGATCATAGTTACAGAAATAGAAAGCTGTATAGCAGAAACGGGCGTTGGGCGCGATAGGATTTTGGGGCTTGGCGTTAGTGCGCCCGGCCCGCTCGACAGCGCTGCCGGTATTATACTCGATCCACCTAACTTCGATATATGGAGAGGCATTAAAATTTCAGAGCGGCTGGGGGAAAAGCTCAATATGGAGGTTTCCCTTGAAAATAATTCTTCTACACTGGCATTAGCCGAAAAAGATTACGGTGTGGGAAAAGATTTTCGCAATTTTATGCTCCTGGTGGTGGATACTGGTATAGGTGCAGGCATCGTCATCGACGATAAACTGTATAAAGGCGTAGGTGGATTCGGCGGCGAGGTAGGACATATATCTATAGATATCAATGGGAGATGCTGTAATTGTGGTAATAAAGGCTGCTTGGAAGCATATGCCTCCATATCGGCGGTGCTGAAAGATGTGGCTGACGTTCGTAAGGATATAAGGACATGGGAAGCTATCGTTGATCAGGCTATTGCCGGGGATCCGTTTTGCAAAGGCATTGTAGAAAAAGAAGCGGCTTATCTATCCGCAGGTATAGTTAACGTGTTGAATGTGCTGGAATTGGAGGCTGTGATTTTGACTGGTTATATTAAGTATAAACCGGAAATATTGCTCGCGAGTATCAGGAACACTGTTAACGCGACATCTATTACAAGAGGCATATGCGATAAAAAGATCTATATGTCATCTTTGCCGGACGATATTGACATTGTGTCGGCTGCTTCGTTGATCATAAACGAATTCTATAGCCTCGGCGGTGCAAAAAATGAAGTTGAACAGCGCTAA
- a CDS encoding MFS transporter, with amino-acid sequence MHIKDNYNHTLYASYIGYITQAIVNNFAPLLFLTFQNTYQIPLNKITLLVTINFGIQLIVDLISAKFVDKIGYRTSIVLAHIFAAFGLVGLGVFPEIFSDPYIGLLLAIFIYAIGGGLIEVLVSPIVEACPTDKKSAAMSLLHSFYCWGYVFVVIGSTLFFVTFGIENWKVLAFTWAIVPLLNAFYFSQVPITTLTEDGEGMSIKKLLSLNLFWLFILLMICSGASEQAMSQWASAFAESGLRVPKTVGDLAGPCIFAALMGISRIVYSKFSERINLQMFMIACGCFCMVSYLLAVFSPWPILAFIGCDLCGLSVGILWPGTFSLASAKFPKGGTAMFALLALAGDFGCSSGPTVVGMVSDHMGNSLRAGLFAAIAFPFLLTLGLVLYKRLTKI; translated from the coding sequence ATGCATATAAAAGATAACTATAACCATACGCTCTATGCAAGCTATATCGGATATATCACTCAGGCGATTGTCAATAATTTTGCGCCACTATTGTTCTTGACCTTTCAAAATACATACCAAATTCCTCTAAATAAAATAACGTTGCTTGTAACCATAAATTTCGGGATTCAGTTGATCGTCGACTTGATATCGGCAAAATTTGTGGACAAGATAGGCTATAGGACGTCTATAGTGCTGGCTCATATCTTCGCTGCGTTTGGGCTGGTGGGACTTGGTGTTTTCCCCGAAATATTCTCTGACCCATATATAGGGCTTCTCCTTGCTATCTTTATTTATGCCATTGGCGGCGGATTGATTGAGGTACTGGTGAGCCCGATTGTGGAAGCTTGTCCGACCGATAAAAAATCTGCGGCTATGAGCCTGTTGCATTCATTTTATTGCTGGGGATACGTTTTTGTGGTGATCGGCTCCACATTGTTTTTTGTTACTTTTGGTATTGAAAATTGGAAAGTCCTTGCTTTCACATGGGCAATTGTGCCATTGCTAAATGCATTCTATTTTTCGCAGGTGCCTATTACCACTTTAACTGAGGATGGCGAAGGCATGTCTATTAAGAAACTATTATCCTTAAATCTATTTTGGCTATTTATACTGTTAATGATCTGTTCCGGAGCTTCCGAACAGGCAATGAGCCAATGGGCTTCGGCTTTTGCAGAATCGGGTTTGAGGGTACCTAAAACCGTCGGGGATCTTGCAGGTCCATGCATATTTGCAGCGCTTATGGGAATATCCCGTATCGTTTATTCTAAATTCAGCGAAAGAATTAATTTGCAAATGTTTATGATTGCCTGCGGCTGCTTTTGCATGGTTAGTTATTTGTTGGCAGTATTTTCACCTTGGCCTATTCTGGCTTTCATCGGTTGCGACCTATGCGGGCTATCTGTAGGTATTCTTTGGCCAGGTACATTCAGCCTCGCATCTGCAAAATTTCCAAAGGGCGGTACGGCGATGTTTGCGCTTTTAGCCCTCGCGGGCGACTTTGGCTGTTCATCGGGGCCGACCGTTGTCGGAATGGTATCGGACCATATGGGAAACAGCTTGAGAGCAGGGTTGTTTGCGGCTATCGCTTTTCCTTTTTTGCTTACTTTGGGACTCGTTTTATACAAAAGATTAACAAAAATATAG
- the guaB gene encoding IMP dehydrogenase: MDDKFVKEGLTFDDVLLLPAKSDIIPKEVDISTYITATIKLNVPVLSAAMDTVTNAKLAIAIAREGGIGIIHKNMSIEEQAMEVDKVKRSEHGVIVDPFYLSPRHKVYDAMALMEKYRISGVPIVDENGKLVGIITNRDVRFETNFDQPIANVMTAENLITAPVGTTLEQAQEILRKHKIEKLPLVDENGMLKGLITIKDIEKAIQYPNAAKDKNGRLLVGAAVGTARDTLDRVDVLVKAKVDIIAVDTAHGHSSKVIDMVKAIKSKYPEMQLIAGNVATAEATRELIEAGADCVKVGIGPGSICTTRVVAGVGVPQITAVYECAKEADKYDIPVIADGGIKYSGDITKAIAAGASAVMIGSLLAGTEESPGEMEIYQGRSFKVYRGMGSLGAMASGSKDRYFQEDSSKFVPEGVEGRVPYKGPLSETVFQLMGGLRSGMGYCGCHTVDELRTKAKFVRITDAGLKESHPHDIYITKEAPNYTLR, encoded by the coding sequence ATAGATGATAAATTTGTGAAAGAAGGCTTAACCTTCGACGATGTGTTATTGTTGCCGGCTAAATCCGATATTATACCGAAAGAAGTAGATATATCCACTTATATAACTGCAACTATAAAGCTGAACGTACCAGTGCTAAGCGCTGCGATGGATACGGTTACAAATGCAAAACTTGCCATAGCCATAGCGCGCGAAGGCGGCATAGGTATCATACATAAGAATATGTCTATAGAGGAACAGGCTATGGAGGTGGACAAGGTAAAACGCTCGGAGCACGGCGTTATAGTTGATCCGTTTTATCTGTCGCCCAGGCATAAGGTGTATGATGCCATGGCTCTTATGGAAAAATATCGTATATCAGGCGTGCCAATCGTAGATGAAAATGGTAAGCTTGTAGGCATAATAACCAACAGGGACGTGAGGTTCGAAACCAATTTCGATCAACCCATAGCCAACGTTATGACAGCAGAGAATCTGATTACTGCACCTGTGGGGACCACGCTTGAACAAGCTCAGGAGATATTGAGGAAACATAAGATAGAGAAACTGCCATTGGTGGACGAAAACGGCATGTTAAAAGGGCTTATAACCATAAAGGATATAGAGAAGGCCATACAATATCCTAATGCTGCCAAAGATAAAAACGGGCGACTATTGGTAGGGGCGGCCGTAGGTACAGCACGCGATACATTAGATAGAGTGGATGTTCTTGTGAAGGCCAAGGTAGACATTATAGCAGTGGATACCGCTCACGGCCATTCCTCAAAGGTTATAGATATGGTGAAAGCTATAAAGAGCAAATATCCTGAAATGCAGCTAATAGCGGGCAATGTGGCCACTGCTGAAGCTACCAGAGAACTTATAGAAGCAGGAGCAGATTGTGTGAAAGTTGGCATAGGTCCGGGCTCAATATGTACGACGCGCGTGGTGGCTGGCGTGGGCGTTCCACAGATAACGGCTGTATATGAATGCGCTAAAGAAGCTGATAAGTACGATATACCGGTTATTGCCGATGGCGGTATAAAGTATTCCGGTGATATAACCAAGGCTATAGCTGCAGGTGCCAGTGCCGTCATGATAGGCAGCCTGCTGGCCGGTACTGAGGAAAGCCCTGGAGAGATGGAGATATATCAAGGCCGTAGCTTTAAGGTGTATCGAGGTATGGGCTCTCTGGGAGCCATGGCATCAGGCAGCAAAGATAGGTACTTCCAAGAGGACAGCAGCAAATTCGTACCTGAAGGCGTAGAAGGGCGCGTTCCTTATAAAGGGCCTCTTTCCGAGACCGTATTCCAGCTCATGGGAGGTTTGCGCTCGGGTATGGGCTATTGCGGATGCCATACTGTAGATGAGCTGCGCACCAAAGCTAAATTCGTAAGAATAACCGATGCCGGCTTAAAGGAAAGCCATCCACATGACATCTATATAACCAAAGAAGCTCCCAACTATACGCTGAGGTAA
- a CDS encoding pyridoxamine 5'-phosphate oxidase family protein: MFKDMRRKDRNIDNKQAIKLLESGQFGILSTVGENGYAYGAPLNYVYHDGSIYFHSAVEGSKLDNIKYNNKISFCVVGNTEPLPDKFSYRYESVIVFGRAIEVFDKEKENALLELVQKYSKAFIEEGIKYIEKNSINTKVIKISIEHMTGKARR, from the coding sequence ATGTTCAAAGATATGAGAAGGAAGGATAGAAATATCGATAACAAACAAGCTATTAAACTATTGGAAAGCGGTCAATTCGGTATCTTATCGACAGTTGGTGAAAATGGGTATGCATACGGAGCCCCGCTGAACTATGTATACCATGATGGAAGCATTTATTTCCATTCTGCTGTAGAAGGAAGTAAGTTAGATAATATTAAGTATAACAATAAAATCTCTTTTTGTGTAGTCGGCAATACAGAACCACTGCCCGATAAGTTCAGTTACAGGTATGAGAGCGTAATTGTATTTGGACGAGCGATAGAAGTCTTTGATAAGGAAAAGGAAAATGCTTTGCTTGAGCTTGTTCAGAAATATTCTAAAGCGTTTATTGAGGAAGGGATTAAATATATTGAAAAAAATAGCATTAACACGAAAGTCATTAAAATCAGTATTGAGCATATGACTGGAAAAGCAAGGCGGTGA
- the glgD gene encoding glucose-1-phosphate adenylyltransferase subunit GlgD yields MLKNCMGVINLDENEDMIQELTRNRLLASVPIAGRYRVIDFILSSLSNAGVENVGIFSKMQCRSLTDHIGDGRPWDLNRRVEGIRVFNFSTLEPRVDDVYSFANNIEYFERSAQEYLLLTSSYMVCNIDFNEVMDFHKRSGNDITIVYKHVDDAQDNFFLCETLDIGEDGRIEGVGRNIGKDNEADICMEMYLMRKSTFIEILTECVTSGRFRKIKNAIYSSLDRYKVRAFGYNGYLRCINSLHAYYKASMELLNPRVYKQLFLDERPIYTKTTTEVPAKYLEGNVVKNSMIGNGSIIEGTVKNSILFRKVHVGKGTVVNNCIIFQGAIIGDGCKLTNIIADKYVNIEPGKELKGDKDMPFVVAKKRELVREV; encoded by the coding sequence ATGTTGAAAAATTGCATGGGCGTTATAAATCTGGACGAGAATGAGGACATGATACAGGAGCTTACACGAAACAGGCTGTTGGCTTCTGTTCCCATAGCCGGCAGGTATAGAGTGATAGACTTTATATTATCGAGTTTGAGCAATGCTGGAGTGGAGAATGTCGGTATATTTTCCAAGATGCAGTGCCGCTCATTGACCGATCATATTGGGGATGGCCGACCATGGGATTTAAACCGCAGGGTAGAGGGTATACGCGTATTCAACTTCAGTACACTGGAGCCACGCGTTGATGATGTATACAGCTTTGCCAATAATATAGAGTATTTCGAACGTTCGGCTCAAGAGTATCTTCTGCTGACGTCGTCGTATATGGTGTGCAATATAGACTTCAATGAGGTGATGGATTTTCACAAGCGATCAGGCAATGATATAACTATAGTGTATAAGCACGTCGATGATGCTCAGGATAATTTCTTTCTGTGTGAGACGCTTGACATAGGCGAGGATGGGCGCATTGAAGGTGTGGGTAGAAACATCGGCAAGGATAACGAAGCGGATATCTGCATGGAAATGTATTTAATGAGGAAATCTACCTTTATAGAAATACTTACCGAATGCGTAACCAGTGGGCGCTTTAGGAAAATAAAGAACGCTATATACAGCTCGTTGGATCGCTATAAGGTAAGGGCTTTTGGGTATAATGGATATCTCAGGTGTATAAATTCGCTGCATGCTTATTATAAGGCCAGTATGGAGCTGCTAAATCCACGCGTATATAAACAACTGTTTTTGGATGAGCGGCCCATTTATACCAAGACTACTACTGAAGTGCCTGCCAAATATCTTGAAGGCAATGTGGTAAAAAACTCTATGATAGGCAACGGTTCTATCATAGAGGGCACTGTAAAAAACAGCATATTATTCCGAAAGGTGCATGTCGGCAAAGGGACTGTGGTAAATAATTGTATAATATTTCAGGGTGCTATAATCGGCGATGGCTGTAAACTCACCAATATAATAGCTGATAAATATGTCAACATAGAACCTGGCAAAGAGCTAAAAGGCGATAAGGATATGCCTTTTGTAGTAGCAAAGAAGCGCGAATTGGTTAGAGAGGTATAA
- a CDS encoding phosphate ABC transporter substrate-binding protein encodes MKNSRKRWSILLVSVMLMLSLVVLSACSGSGDTAAPSNDASTSDNSASGSDDTSSNGSSEETAPADDLSGTVTAAGSTALQPLVEAAAAKFMELHPNVMVTVQGGGSGTGLSQVSDGAVDIGNSDVFAEEKLDADKAKELVDHQVVAQGFTAIAHKDVGVDNLTKQQLKDIFLGKITNWKDVGGKDQAVVVVNRPTSSGTRATFVKVAFDGEEPIEGNTLTEDSNGTVLKTVAETPGAISYLGLAYLNDTVMALKLDGVEPTVDNIVAGTYPIWSWGHMYTKGEPTGAVKAFLDFMTTDDVAEIARQKNYIAGSDAAKLK; translated from the coding sequence ATGAAAAACTCGAGAAAAAGATGGTCTATATTATTGGTGTCAGTTATGCTGATGCTGTCTTTGGTGGTGCTTTCTGCATGTAGCGGCAGCGGTGATACCGCAGCGCCTAGCAATGATGCGTCGACGTCTGACAATAGTGCATCAGGTAGCGACGATACGTCGAGCAATGGCTCTTCTGAAGAGACCGCCCCTGCAGATGACCTGTCAGGGACAGTGACAGCGGCAGGTTCTACGGCTCTACAGCCTTTGGTGGAAGCAGCAGCGGCCAAATTCATGGAATTGCATCCCAATGTAATGGTTACGGTACAGGGTGGCGGAAGTGGTACCGGTTTAAGCCAGGTTTCTGATGGCGCTGTAGATATCGGCAATTCCGACGTGTTTGCCGAGGAGAAACTGGATGCCGATAAAGCTAAAGAATTGGTTGACCACCAGGTGGTAGCGCAAGGCTTCACGGCGATAGCTCATAAGGATGTCGGTGTAGATAATCTTACCAAACAACAATTGAAGGACATATTCTTAGGCAAAATAACCAATTGGAAGGATGTCGGCGGCAAGGATCAGGCCGTAGTGGTTGTTAACAGGCCTACCAGCTCTGGTACAAGGGCTACTTTTGTAAAAGTAGCATTCGATGGCGAAGAGCCTATAGAAGGCAATACGCTTACCGAAGATTCCAATGGTACCGTGCTTAAAACCGTGGCTGAAACGCCAGGTGCTATAAGCTATCTTGGATTGGCTTACTTGAACGATACGGTGATGGCATTAAAGCTTGACGGTGTAGAGCCAACAGTAGATAATATAGTAGCCGGCACATATCCTATATGGTCATGGGGTCATATGTATACCAAAGGTGAGCCTACTGGCGCTGTAAAAGCGTTCCTGGACTTTATGACTACCGATGACGTAGCGGAAATAGCCAGACAAAAGAACTATATAGCGGGTAGCGATGCAGCCAAGCTGAAATAA
- the glgB gene encoding 1,4-alpha-glucan branching protein GlgB, which yields MARNIVKKGDMKRFHAGQHYECYEFMGAHISQEGGQNGVRFTTWAPNARSVSVTGDFNDWHGGEPYVLERISEGGLWSAFISGISEGDIYKYEIISPEGKRLLKADPYAFYAEKRPNTASIVANPMPFSWNDEGWLNKRAQIDIYKSPLNIYEVHMGSWRRKENGEFLTYAELANLLPKYARDMGYTHIELMPIMEHPLDASWGYLITGYYAVTSRYGTIDEFKYFINACHENGIGVILDWVPGHFCKDAHGLYRYDGTPLYEYQDPRRAETEGWGAANFDLGRPEVKSFLISNAFYWLKEFHVDGFRVDAVANMLYLDYGKQDGQWVPNIYGGRENLESIGFLHQLNEALFKEYPDLIMIAEESTTWPMVSKPVYVGGLGFNFKWNMGWMNDTLKYITMDPIYRKYYHSLMTFSMMYHYSENFILPISHDEVVHGKKALVDKMWGDYWNKFAGLRAYMLYMYTHPGKKTIFMGCEFAQFIEWRFYEQLEWFLIERFDMHKKIHDFFKTLNHFYLENPALWQLDYYAEGFEWIDPNNTEQSIFVYMRKTDHPSDTLVIICNFTPIVYYDYKIGVPYPGAYDEVLNTDDIGFGGSGQVMGQTLYAEEGRWHNQDYHLTIKVPPMAGVVLKAHF from the coding sequence ATGGCAAGAAATATTGTAAAAAAGGGTGATATGAAGCGCTTTCATGCCGGACAGCATTATGAATGTTATGAGTTCATGGGGGCCCATATAAGCCAAGAAGGTGGACAAAATGGTGTCCGATTCACTACCTGGGCTCCCAATGCCCGGTCGGTCAGCGTGACGGGTGATTTTAACGATTGGCACGGTGGCGAGCCATATGTTCTAGAGCGCATATCGGAAGGTGGCCTGTGGAGTGCATTTATATCTGGTATAAGCGAGGGAGATATATATAAGTATGAGATAATATCGCCCGAGGGGAAAAGGCTGCTTAAGGCCGATCCTTATGCCTTTTATGCCGAAAAACGCCCGAATACGGCGTCGATAGTGGCAAATCCGATGCCTTTTTCATGGAACGATGAAGGATGGCTGAACAAAAGGGCTCAAATAGATATATACAAAAGCCCGTTAAATATATACGAAGTGCATATGGGGTCATGGCGGCGCAAAGAAAATGGAGAATTTCTGACATATGCCGAATTGGCTAATTTATTACCTAAATATGCAAGAGATATGGGTTACACGCATATAGAACTTATGCCTATAATGGAGCATCCGCTGGATGCATCATGGGGTTACCTTATAACCGGCTATTACGCCGTGACCAGTCGATATGGTACGATAGATGAATTCAAATATTTTATAAATGCATGCCATGAAAATGGCATAGGAGTTATACTAGACTGGGTGCCTGGTCATTTCTGCAAGGATGCTCATGGCTTATATCGCTACGATGGTACACCTTTATACGAATATCAGGATCCGAGAAGGGCAGAGACCGAGGGATGGGGAGCGGCTAATTTTGACCTCGGGCGACCCGAGGTCAAAAGCTTCCTTATATCCAATGCCTTCTATTGGCTTAAAGAATTCCATGTAGACGGCTTTAGAGTGGATGCAGTAGCCAATATGCTTTACCTTGACTATGGCAAACAGGATGGGCAGTGGGTTCCGAATATATACGGTGGTCGGGAAAATCTCGAATCCATCGGGTTCTTGCATCAGCTAAACGAGGCGCTGTTTAAAGAATACCCAGATCTCATAATGATAGCCGAGGAGTCAACGACGTGGCCCATGGTCAGCAAACCCGTATATGTAGGCGGCCTGGGCTTTAATTTTAAATGGAATATGGGTTGGATGAATGATACATTGAAGTATATAACCATGGATCCTATATACCGCAAGTATTACCATAGCTTGATGACATTTTCCATGATGTATCATTATTCTGAGAACTTTATATTGCCCATATCGCACGACGAGGTGGTGCACGGCAAAAAGGCCCTGGTAGATAAGATGTGGGGCGATTACTGGAACAAATTCGCAGGTCTTCGCGCCTACATGTTGTATATGTATACCCATCCGGGCAAGAAGACCATCTTCATGGGTTGTGAATTCGCGCAATTTATCGAATGGCGCTTTTATGAGCAGCTCGAATGGTTCCTTATAGAGCGTTTCGATATGCATAAAAAAATACATGATTTTTTCAAAACGCTGAATCATTTCTATTTGGAGAATCCAGCGCTGTGGCAGCTCGATTATTATGCCGAAGGGTTTGAATGGATAGACCCGAACAATACCGAGCAGAGCATATTTGTATATATGCGCAAAACCGACCATCCGTCGGATACGTTGGTGATAATATGCAACTTTACGCCGATAGTATATTATGATTATAAGATAGGCGTGCCGTATCCGGGCGCATATGATGAGGTACTCAATACCGATGACATCGGCTTCGGCGGTTCGGGACAGGTGATGGGTCAGACGCTTTATGCAGAGGAAGGCAGGTGGCATAATCAGGATTACCATTTAACGATAAAGGTCCCGCCGATGGCCGGTGTTGTATTAAAGGCACATTTTTGA
- a CDS encoding HAD family hydrolase: protein MEILEELSKDRPRIRAALFDFDGTISTLRHGWESIMEPFMIEMITGGTPSDDELIREVREYIDASTGIQTIFQMQWLADAVKRYRRNPYAPEDPWQYKAEYNRRLMEPVKKRITTILSGGKSPEGYLIKDSMKFLKALDECGVDIYAASGTDDVDVVNEAHVLGVDGYFKEIAGAPEGRADCSKEAVLKRLINDYGLRGPEVVVIGDGKVEIALGREVGAVTIGVASNEEKRCGVNPTKRQRLITAGAHAIVGDFEKTCEILKWLGLEE, encoded by the coding sequence ATGGAGATTTTAGAGGAATTATCAAAAGACAGGCCGAGGATTAGAGCAGCGCTTTTTGACTTCGACGGCACAATATCCACGCTCAGGCATGGCTGGGAAAGCATAATGGAACCGTTCATGATAGAGATGATAACAGGCGGCACGCCGTCGGATGACGAGCTTATAAGAGAAGTAAGGGAATATATCGATGCTTCGACCGGTATTCAGACCATTTTTCAAATGCAGTGGCTTGCGGATGCCGTAAAAAGATATCGAAGAAATCCTTATGCTCCTGAAGATCCATGGCAGTATAAAGCCGAATATAACCGAAGGTTGATGGAACCCGTTAAAAAGAGGATAACGACAATACTTTCCGGGGGAAAATCACCGGAGGGCTATTTGATCAAGGATAGTATGAAATTCTTAAAGGCACTTGATGAATGCGGTGTAGATATCTATGCGGCCAGCGGCACCGATGATGTCGACGTGGTCAATGAAGCGCATGTTCTGGGTGTGGACGGCTACTTCAAGGAGATAGCCGGAGCACCGGAAGGCAGGGCGGATTGCTCAAAGGAGGCGGTATTGAAAAGGTTGATAAATGATTATGGACTCAGGGGCCCGGAGGTTGTGGTCATTGGGGATGGAAAAGTTGAGATCGCGTTGGGCCGAGAGGTAGGCGCGGTTACTATAGGCGTGGCGAGCAATGAAGAGAAACGCTGCGGCGTAAACCCTACAAAAAGGCAGAGGCTTATCACAGCAGGAGCCCATGCTATAGTAGGTGATTTTGAAAAGACCTGTGAGATTTTAAAGTGGCTTGGATTGGAGGAGTGA
- a CDS encoding bifunctional heptose 7-phosphate kinase/heptose 1-phosphate adenyltransferase, translating to MSRITYKIIGGIDSKRAKDILDGIGTLKVAIVGDIALDVYWRADMTKSELSRETPHFPLPVIQEWMSPGGAGNVAANVAALSPLKACMIGIIGDDWRGDVLYKELKKRGVDTTGVIKGVDRVTNAYCKPLRRGISDVEYEDPRIDFENFRPLAETDEQRLTNKIESIAADSDVLCVTDQMRFGCITLAIRDKITELSSKGVKVIVDSRDRIGLYNNVILKPNDVEAYRAMNSDKDPRDATVDQLIETALALSKRNRSPVCMTLGARGCIYIEGSEAYYIPSPEIEPPIDTCGAGDTFLSAFSCALALGAEGYEAAAIANIAASITIKKIGVTGTATIEEIKARVVSNT from the coding sequence GTGTCAAGGATTACCTATAAAATTATAGGCGGCATCGATAGCAAGCGGGCGAAGGATATATTGGATGGCATAGGCACGCTGAAAGTGGCGATTGTAGGCGATATTGCTCTCGATGTATATTGGCGGGCAGATATGACCAAAAGCGAGCTTTCAAGAGAGACACCGCATTTCCCCTTGCCGGTGATACAGGAGTGGATGTCGCCAGGAGGTGCTGGTAACGTGGCTGCGAATGTGGCTGCTTTAAGCCCTTTGAAAGCCTGTATGATCGGGATTATAGGCGATGATTGGAGGGGGGATGTGCTTTATAAGGAGCTGAAAAAGAGGGGCGTAGATACGACAGGGGTGATAAAAGGCGTGGATCGTGTAACCAATGCATACTGCAAACCATTAAGGAGAGGCATATCCGATGTGGAGTATGAGGATCCAAGAATCGACTTTGAAAATTTCCGTCCATTAGCTGAAACTGATGAACAAAGATTGACGAATAAAATAGAAAGCATAGCCGCGGATTCGGATGTGTTATGTGTGACCGATCAAATGAGGTTCGGGTGCATTACGCTGGCTATAAGAGACAAGATAACGGAACTTTCATCAAAAGGCGTGAAAGTAATCGTAGACAGCAGGGACAGGATCGGCTTGTATAATAACGTGATATTGAAGCCCAATGATGTAGAGGCTTATAGGGCTATGAACAGCGATAAAGATCCAAGGGATGCTACTGTTGATCAACTCATAGAGACAGCATTGGCGCTCTCGAAGAGAAATCGTTCACCAGTGTGCATGACGTTGGGGGCGAGAGGGTGTATATATATTGAAGGCAGTGAGGCCTATTATATACCTTCGCCTGAGATAGAACCGCCTATAGACACGTGCGGTGCCGGAGATACCTTTCTTTCGGCCTTCTCATGCGCTTTGGCTTTGGGAGCTGAGGGATATGAAGCCGCTGCTATAGCAAATATAGCCGCAAGCATTACTATCAAGAAAATAGGCGTGACAGGTACGGCTACTATAGAAGAAATAAAGGCGCGGGTAGTGTCAAATACATGA